The proteins below come from a single Microbacterium sp. SLBN-154 genomic window:
- a CDS encoding potassium channel family protein, with the protein MGDRIRGDAPVLVIGLGRFGAACAGELDRLEREVLAIDESLELVQKWSDRVTHTVQADARNIDALKQIGAQDFQVAVVAVGSLIEASVLITANLVDLKVPQIWAKAVSQSHGKILARVGANHVIYPEREAGERVAHLVSGRMLDFIRFDDDFVLAKMYPPKFIRGVGLNESGVRTKYNVTVVGVKSPGKPFRYAEANTVVTNHDLIIVSGTNSDIERFAALDR; encoded by the coding sequence TTGGGTGATCGCATCAGGGGGGACGCGCCCGTCCTCGTCATCGGGCTCGGGCGCTTCGGCGCCGCCTGCGCCGGCGAGCTCGACCGGCTCGAGCGCGAAGTCCTCGCGATCGACGAGAGCCTCGAGCTCGTGCAGAAGTGGTCGGACCGGGTCACCCACACCGTCCAGGCCGACGCGCGCAACATCGATGCGCTCAAGCAGATCGGCGCCCAGGACTTCCAGGTCGCCGTCGTCGCGGTCGGGTCGCTCATCGAGGCATCCGTCCTCATCACCGCCAACCTCGTCGACCTGAAGGTGCCGCAGATCTGGGCGAAGGCGGTCTCGCAGTCGCACGGCAAGATCCTCGCCCGCGTCGGCGCGAACCATGTCATCTACCCCGAGCGCGAAGCCGGCGAGCGCGTCGCCCACCTCGTCAGCGGCCGCATGCTCGACTTCATCCGCTTCGACGACGACTTCGTGCTGGCCAAGATGTACCCGCCGAAGTTCATCCGCGGCGTGGGCCTGAATGAATCCGGCGTCCGCACGAAGTACAACGTCACGGTCGTCGGCGTGAAGAGCCCCGGCAAGCCGTTCCGCTACGCCGAGGCCAACACGGTCGTCACCAACCACGACCTCATCATCGTCTCGGGCACGAACTCCGACATCGAGCGGTTCGCGGCGCTCGATCGGTGA
- the upp gene encoding uracil phosphoribosyltransferase, whose translation MRLHVADHPLITHKLTVLRDQTTSSPVFRQLTEELVTLLAYEATRSVRVDPIEIQTPVSLTMGVKISEPRPIVVPILRAGLGMLEGMVKLLPTAEVGFLGMVRNEETLEPTTYAERLPDDLSDRQCFVLDPMLATGGSLGAAVEFLFKRGAQDVTAICLLGAPEGVAAIERQVGDKDVTLVLGALDERLNEKGYIVPGLGDAGDRLYGTV comes from the coding sequence ATGCGCCTCCACGTCGCCGACCACCCGCTCATCACCCACAAGCTCACGGTGCTGCGTGACCAGACGACCTCGTCGCCGGTGTTCCGGCAGCTGACGGAGGAGCTCGTCACCCTTCTCGCCTACGAGGCGACCCGGTCGGTGAGGGTCGACCCCATCGAGATCCAGACCCCGGTGTCGCTGACGATGGGCGTGAAGATCAGCGAGCCGCGCCCGATCGTCGTGCCGATCCTTCGCGCCGGACTCGGGATGCTCGAGGGAATGGTCAAGCTCCTCCCGACCGCCGAGGTGGGTTTCCTCGGGATGGTGCGGAACGAAGAGACCCTCGAGCCGACGACCTATGCCGAGCGTCTGCCCGACGACCTCTCCGATCGGCAGTGCTTCGTGCTCGACCCGATGCTCGCGACCGGCGGGTCGCTGGGTGCCGCCGTGGAATTCCTCTTCAAGCGGGGAGCGCAGGACGTCACCGCGATCTGCCTCCTCGGCGCACCCGAAGGGGTCGCCGCGATCGAACGTCAGGTCGGCGACAAGGATGTCACCCTCGTCCTCGGCGCGCTGGATGAGCGGCTGAACGAGAAGGGCTACATCGTGCCCGGTCTCGGTGACGCGGGCGACCGCCTGTACGGCACCGTCTGA
- a CDS encoding TM0106 family RecB-like putative nuclease: protein MRYIEDEGRIVWSASDLKAAAECEFAWLRAIDAKLGRVAPVEEPDDPTLRRAGELGGEHERRVLARYREQFGDGVVEIPETRSSDAEALAEAVRLTDAALNSDADVVYQATFATHDFVGFADFLVRDEYGAWLVQDTKLARHARVTALMQLAAYVAQLDRLGIPRSDRVELLLGDGTTSSHEVDDLLPVFQLRRERLQTLIADRRLDLGAAGDPIAWGDPRGDLGVVACGRCATCDLEVVASGDLLLVAGMRPVQRERLRAAGVQTIDDLARLGTAPTGMNPDTIALLRTQARLQLSSPSDIPNYEVVQPQALGALPRPSQGDIFFDFEGDPLYTEGEGTTWGIDYLFGWVDLREQYSALWAHSFAEEKEALERFLDMVALRRKTHPDLHIYHYAPYEPTHLLAMAARYGVRESDVDQLLRDGVFVDLYPIVRRALRVGSRSYSIKKLEPLYMGDEVRTSDVQKGDDSIVKYVQARALQQDGPDAADEAARILNDLADYNRYDCVSTLRLRDWLVDRAREAQLRPTPNPDPDEHAYTPSERADRLNALAAQRDADSAESRALRLGAAAIDYYPREAKSFWATHFLRLREPASVWEETRDVVMLDSSRCHVVTDWYQEEGKRTLRRRLELRGELAPGTRISEGSDPFALYELPVSFPFADKSRWIHADHRVTVIETLDDGAIVEEFAIDGETWTELPIALTPAAPPRAMNQQTAIDAWADAVVAASPKLPHDPATDILLRRPPRTRAGALPPQTGDDIGDITAALLDLDRSYLAVQGPPGTGKTFVGSHVIARLVAEHGYKVGVVAQSHAVVEHMLDRIVAAGVAPQQVGKALKKPEDAERVRFTPIPKNGVAAFAAEHAASGFVVGGTAWDFAHEGRIPRGSLDLLVIDEAGQFSLASTIAVSLASPRLLLLGDPQQLPQVSQGTHPEPVDTSALGWVMDGADVIPPAFGFFLARSWRMHPAVARAVSDLSYRGELAAQPATAMRALEGIAPGLHPLPLRHRGNATRSPEEAAIVVDLVRDLVEREWTGIDIDDTGGAALTPVRSLVAKDIIVVTPYNAQQVLVEEALAAAGFDDVPVGTVDKFQGQEAAVAIVSLAASSGRDAPRGLEFLLLRNRLNVAISRAMHTAYLIYSPGLLDDLPRTPEGVARLSGFARLVGAHPSATDAPGTGKAERSPVQPAMAAQ from the coding sequence TTGCGGTACATCGAGGACGAGGGCCGGATCGTCTGGAGCGCGAGCGACCTGAAAGCAGCCGCAGAATGCGAGTTCGCGTGGCTGCGCGCCATCGACGCCAAGCTCGGTCGCGTCGCACCCGTCGAAGAGCCGGATGACCCGACACTGCGCCGTGCGGGAGAACTCGGCGGCGAGCACGAGCGGCGCGTCCTCGCCCGGTACCGCGAGCAGTTCGGCGACGGGGTCGTCGAGATCCCCGAGACGCGCTCCTCCGACGCCGAAGCGCTCGCCGAGGCGGTGCGGCTCACCGACGCGGCGCTGAACTCCGACGCCGACGTCGTCTACCAGGCGACGTTCGCCACCCACGACTTCGTCGGGTTCGCCGACTTCCTCGTTCGCGACGAGTACGGCGCGTGGCTCGTGCAAGACACCAAGCTCGCCCGCCACGCTCGCGTCACCGCGCTCATGCAGCTCGCCGCCTATGTCGCCCAACTCGACCGACTCGGTATCCCGCGCTCCGACCGCGTCGAACTGCTGCTCGGCGACGGCACCACCAGCAGCCACGAGGTCGACGATCTCCTCCCCGTCTTCCAGCTGCGTCGCGAACGCCTGCAGACGCTCATCGCCGATCGTCGCCTCGACCTCGGCGCGGCCGGCGACCCGATCGCGTGGGGCGACCCTCGCGGTGACCTCGGCGTGGTCGCCTGCGGGCGCTGCGCGACCTGCGACCTGGAGGTCGTGGCATCGGGCGATCTCCTTCTCGTCGCAGGGATGCGGCCGGTGCAGCGCGAACGGCTCCGCGCGGCCGGTGTCCAGACGATCGACGACCTCGCGCGGCTCGGCACCGCGCCGACGGGGATGAACCCCGACACCATCGCGCTGCTGCGCACCCAGGCGCGGCTACAGCTCAGCTCGCCTTCCGACATCCCGAACTACGAGGTCGTGCAGCCGCAGGCACTCGGCGCGCTCCCGCGCCCGAGCCAGGGCGACATCTTCTTCGACTTCGAAGGCGACCCGCTCTACACGGAGGGGGAGGGAACCACCTGGGGGATCGACTACCTCTTCGGCTGGGTGGATCTGCGGGAGCAGTACTCGGCGCTGTGGGCGCACTCGTTCGCCGAGGAGAAGGAGGCGCTCGAGCGCTTCCTCGACATGGTGGCCCTCCGGCGCAAGACCCACCCCGACCTGCACATCTATCACTACGCGCCCTACGAGCCCACGCACCTGCTCGCCATGGCGGCGCGCTACGGCGTGCGCGAGTCCGACGTCGATCAACTGCTGCGCGACGGCGTCTTCGTCGACCTCTATCCGATCGTGCGGCGGGCACTCCGCGTGGGCTCGCGCTCTTACTCCATCAAGAAGCTCGAACCGCTCTACATGGGCGACGAGGTGCGCACGAGCGACGTGCAGAAGGGCGACGACTCGATCGTCAAGTACGTGCAGGCCCGAGCGCTTCAACAGGACGGCCCGGATGCCGCGGACGAAGCGGCCCGCATTCTGAACGACCTCGCCGACTACAACCGCTACGACTGCGTCTCGACGCTGCGCCTGCGCGACTGGCTGGTCGACCGCGCCCGCGAGGCGCAGCTGCGCCCCACCCCGAACCCCGATCCCGACGAGCACGCCTACACCCCGTCCGAGCGCGCCGACCGGCTGAATGCCCTCGCCGCCCAGCGCGACGCCGACTCCGCGGAGTCGCGTGCGCTCCGCCTCGGCGCGGCCGCGATCGACTACTACCCACGCGAGGCCAAGTCCTTCTGGGCCACGCACTTCCTTCGCCTGCGAGAGCCGGCCTCGGTGTGGGAAGAGACGCGAGATGTCGTCATGCTCGACTCCTCGCGCTGCCACGTCGTCACCGACTGGTATCAGGAGGAGGGAAAGCGCACCCTCCGTCGCCGCCTCGAGCTGCGCGGCGAACTCGCGCCCGGCACACGCATCAGCGAGGGCAGCGACCCGTTCGCGCTCTACGAGCTGCCGGTGTCGTTCCCCTTCGCCGACAAGTCGCGCTGGATCCATGCCGATCACCGCGTCACCGTCATCGAGACCCTCGACGACGGCGCGATCGTGGAGGAATTCGCCATCGACGGCGAGACCTGGACCGAGCTGCCGATCGCACTGACGCCCGCCGCGCCGCCGCGGGCGATGAACCAGCAGACGGCGATCGACGCATGGGCCGACGCCGTCGTCGCTGCGTCGCCGAAGCTTCCTCACGACCCGGCCACCGACATCCTGCTGCGTCGCCCGCCGCGCACGCGCGCCGGAGCGCTCCCGCCGCAGACCGGCGACGACATCGGCGACATCACCGCCGCTCTTCTCGATCTCGACCGGAGCTACCTCGCCGTGCAAGGACCGCCCGGCACCGGCAAGACCTTCGTCGGTTCGCACGTCATCGCCCGCCTCGTCGCCGAGCACGGCTACAAGGTCGGTGTGGTCGCCCAGTCGCACGCGGTCGTCGAGCACATGCTCGACCGGATCGTGGCCGCGGGGGTGGCCCCGCAGCAGGTCGGCAAGGCGTTGAAGAAACCCGAGGACGCGGAGCGGGTGCGCTTTACGCCTATCCCCAAGAACGGGGTCGCAGCCTTCGCGGCAGAGCACGCGGCATCCGGATTCGTCGTCGGCGGCACCGCGTGGGACTTCGCCCATGAGGGGCGCATCCCGCGCGGGAGCCTCGATCTCCTCGTCATCGACGAGGCCGGGCAGTTCTCCCTCGCCTCGACGATCGCGGTCTCGCTCGCCTCGCCCCGCCTGCTTCTCCTCGGTGACCCGCAGCAGCTGCCGCAGGTGAGCCAGGGCACCCACCCCGAGCCGGTCGACACCTCGGCGCTCGGGTGGGTCATGGACGGCGCCGACGTCATTCCGCCCGCCTTCGGCTTCTTCCTCGCCCGATCGTGGCGGATGCACCCCGCCGTCGCGCGTGCCGTTTCCGATCTGTCGTATCGCGGTGAGCTCGCTGCGCAGCCCGCGACGGCGATGCGCGCTCTGGAGGGCATCGCGCCGGGACTTCACCCGCTGCCGCTTCGTCATCGGGGCAACGCCACCCGGTCGCCGGAGGAGGCGGCGATCGTCGTAGACCTCGTCCGCGACCTCGTCGAGCGTGAGTGGACCGGCATCGACATCGACGACACCGGCGGCGCTGCGCTGACGCCCGTGCGTTCCCTCGTGGCGAAAGACATCATCGTCGTCACCCCGTACAACGCCCAGCAGGTGCTGGTCGAAGAGGCGCTCGCCGCCGCCGGGTTCGACGATGTGCCGGTCGGCACCGTCGACAAGTTCCAGGGACAGGAGGCCGCGGTGGCGATCGTGTCGCTCGCGGCGTCCTCCGGGCGTGACGCGCCTCGGGGTCTGGAGTTCCTTCTTCTGCGCAACCGCCTGAACGTCGCCATCTCACGCGCGATGCACACCGCGTACCTCATCTATTCGCCCGGGCTGCTCGACGACCTGCCACGCACCCCCGAGGGCGTCGCGCGCCTGAGCGGTTTCGCGCGCCTTGTCGGTGCCCATCCGTCCGCCACCGACGCGCCGGGCACCGGGAAGGCCGAGCGCAGCCCCGTTCAGCCCGCGATGGCCGCCCAATAG
- a CDS encoding DUF2332 domain-containing protein, whose product MVTTADRYRWHAEMEFRGVSDTYLDWAIGISRDREVLDLIERLPDVKRRAPLLFAAMRFHGAPLAPYADVRQWLIESWGHVEETARARTQQTNEAGRCATLLPALAAIDGPIALLEVGAAAGACLFPDRYGYEYVTPDGESTWLAPSDDRSTVRLRCEINAPDFIPTRLPDVTWRVGIDVNPLSFADADDVEWLRTLVWPEHTERRRRIDKVASMIREDPPRIDRGDATELLPQLAAEAPAGTTLVVFHTAVLAYFPPDARDRFEEAVSALDCIWLSNEGPGSLPSVAARVDRRIGIGSRFVLAKDGIPIALTGGHGQSYDGLTQHT is encoded by the coding sequence ATGGTGACCACGGCGGATCGGTATCGCTGGCATGCCGAGATGGAGTTTCGTGGCGTATCGGACACCTATCTTGACTGGGCGATCGGTATCTCGCGAGACCGTGAGGTGCTCGACCTGATCGAGCGGCTCCCCGATGTGAAGCGGAGAGCACCGCTGTTGTTTGCTGCGATGCGTTTTCATGGTGCGCCGCTCGCACCCTACGCAGACGTGCGTCAGTGGTTGATCGAGTCCTGGGGTCATGTCGAGGAAACGGCTCGTGCACGCACGCAGCAGACGAATGAAGCTGGCCGTTGCGCGACGCTCCTGCCGGCGTTAGCGGCGATCGACGGACCGATCGCGCTACTGGAGGTCGGGGCGGCCGCGGGCGCGTGTTTGTTCCCCGACCGCTACGGATACGAGTACGTGACACCTGACGGTGAGAGCACGTGGCTGGCCCCGAGCGATGACCGGAGCACAGTCCGGTTGCGGTGTGAGATCAACGCTCCCGACTTCATCCCGACCCGGTTACCCGACGTGACGTGGCGGGTGGGGATCGATGTGAACCCGCTCTCGTTCGCCGATGCCGACGACGTGGAATGGCTTCGCACATTGGTGTGGCCAGAGCACACGGAGCGGCGACGTCGAATCGACAAAGTGGCGTCCATGATTCGGGAGGACCCGCCGCGGATCGATCGCGGCGACGCAACTGAGCTTCTGCCGCAGCTGGCCGCTGAGGCACCCGCGGGAACAACGCTCGTCGTCTTTCACACAGCCGTGTTGGCGTACTTCCCGCCGGACGCGAGGGATCGCTTCGAGGAAGCCGTGTCAGCCCTGGATTGCATCTGGCTCAGCAACGAAGGCCCCGGATCCCTCCCCTCAGTCGCGGCACGAGTGGATCGACGAATCGGGATCGGATCACGCTTCGTCCTCGCGAAGGATGGCATCCCGATCGCGCTCACCGGAGGACACGGTCAAAGCTACGACGGACTCACCCAGCACACCTGA
- a CDS encoding DUF6226 family protein gives MVLEYSRPQIEDVEFWDDNGTPVAYGARRKKKKFPELGPRGAEANVFSHQERYAPIFLVADGLIAHLAAKYDAVVDDDVRFSMVFDILNDWPIAEFERVVRILPTAADQAPLHIGFLSVPGSVRVLAGSFSEFDMWFCGCDACDEPWEEIADSLEHVVLAVSGHGLTERMDKRRRGYARYWLDPTRRREWSGALPKRGMRADALATATASTLRAHRGTWRPWTVQNSD, from the coding sequence ATGGTTCTGGAGTATTCACGCCCCCAGATCGAGGACGTCGAGTTCTGGGATGACAACGGCACACCCGTTGCTTATGGCGCGAGAAGAAAGAAAAAGAAGTTCCCGGAGCTTGGACCGCGCGGTGCGGAAGCCAATGTCTTCAGTCACCAGGAGCGATACGCGCCGATCTTCTTGGTGGCCGACGGACTGATCGCACATCTTGCCGCGAAATACGATGCCGTCGTCGACGATGACGTTCGGTTCTCGATGGTTTTCGACATCCTGAACGACTGGCCGATTGCCGAGTTCGAGCGGGTGGTTCGGATCCTTCCTACCGCTGCAGACCAAGCCCCGCTTCACATCGGATTCCTCAGTGTGCCCGGCTCGGTCCGTGTCCTCGCCGGGTCGTTCTCGGAGTTCGATATGTGGTTCTGCGGTTGCGACGCATGCGATGAACCCTGGGAGGAGATCGCCGACTCCCTGGAGCACGTCGTCCTTGCAGTGTCCGGCCACGGGCTGACCGAGCGCATGGACAAACGTAGACGGGGATATGCACGCTACTGGCTAGATCCCACGCGCCGGCGCGAATGGTCCGGCGCGCTCCCGAAACGCGGCATGCGAGCCGATGCCCTGGCCACGGCCACCGCATCGACCCTCCGAGCCCACCGCGGCACATGGCGGCCCTGGACCGTACAAAACTCAGACTGA
- a CDS encoding DUF3467 domain-containing protein, whose protein sequence is MSDQVPRQFEIDLPPDLIGGNYADFANVWHSSTVFVMDFLTLAQPPHDETDPETGERRTVVPARVVSRIRIPPEQVFELAKALTQQLEFWEQETGRKPPTEPVIPD, encoded by the coding sequence ATGTCCGACCAGGTGCCCCGTCAATTCGAGATCGATCTGCCCCCCGACCTGATCGGTGGGAACTACGCCGATTTCGCCAACGTCTGGCACAGCTCGACGGTGTTCGTGATGGACTTCCTCACCCTCGCCCAGCCGCCGCACGATGAGACCGACCCCGAGACGGGGGAGCGTCGCACGGTGGTGCCGGCGCGCGTGGTCAGCCGCATCCGCATCCCTCCCGAGCAGGTGTTCGAGCTCGCCAAAGCCCTCACGCAGCAGCTCGAGTTCTGGGAGCAGGAGACCGGTCGGAAGCCTCCGACCGAGCCTGTCATCCCCGACTGA
- a CDS encoding nucleoside deaminase encodes MTRALALAAEAATEGEVPVGAVVTDATGHVIGEGRNLRETTGDPTAHAEVVALRAAAASRGSWNLAGCTLVVTLEPCVMCAGAALQSHVSRVVFGAWDDKAGAAGSVHEVLRDRRLPVRAEVVGGVRADEAVALLQEFFAARR; translated from the coding sequence ATGACGCGCGCGCTCGCGCTCGCCGCCGAGGCCGCGACCGAGGGTGAGGTGCCCGTCGGGGCGGTGGTGACGGATGCCACGGGGCACGTCATCGGCGAAGGAAGGAATCTGCGCGAGACCACCGGTGACCCCACTGCTCACGCCGAGGTGGTCGCGCTGCGCGCAGCCGCGGCATCCCGGGGCTCGTGGAATCTCGCGGGCTGCACGCTCGTGGTGACCCTCGAGCCCTGCGTGATGTGTGCCGGCGCGGCGTTGCAGTCGCATGTGAGCCGCGTGGTGTTCGGCGCCTGGGACGACAAGGCCGGCGCAGCCGGGTCGGTGCACGAGGTGCTGCGCGACCGGCGACTGCCGGTGCGCGCCGAGGTCGTCGGGGGCGTGCGTGCCGACGAGGCCGTGGCGCTCCTGCAGGAGTTCTTCGCCGCGCGGCGGTGA
- a CDS encoding nuclear transport factor 2 family protein: protein MTDRQQTDAAARRFIDSYLAAWRSNEPDDIRALFTEDAELRFEPWTTAFTGHDAIVAEWLRRQDEPDSFTFTWDVAGVDGDRAFIQAETVYAGGRSYSNLWVIDLAPDGRARSFVEWWMDRSKTS, encoded by the coding sequence ATGACGGACAGACAGCAGACGGATGCCGCGGCGCGCCGCTTCATCGACAGCTACCTCGCCGCCTGGCGTTCCAATGAGCCCGACGACATCAGGGCCCTCTTCACAGAGGACGCCGAGCTGAGGTTCGAGCCGTGGACGACGGCGTTCACCGGTCACGACGCGATCGTGGCCGAATGGCTGCGGCGACAGGACGAACCCGACTCGTTCACCTTCACGTGGGATGTCGCGGGCGTCGACGGCGACCGCGCGTTCATCCAGGCCGAAACGGTCTACGCGGGTGGCCGGAGTTACAGCAACCTCTGGGTGATCGACCTCGCCCCGGATGGCCGGGCGCGGTCGTTCGTCGAATGGTGGATGGACCGCTCGAAGACCAGCTGA
- a CDS encoding LLM class F420-dependent oxidoreductase encodes MEYCVFTEPHLGASYDDQLAFAQAAERHGFHGFFRSDHYLNGRDEGLPGPTDAWTTLAGLARETSRIRLGTLVSPVTFRHPGVLAIQVAQVDAMSGGRIELGLGAGWFEREHEAYGIPFPKNRFDLLEEQLQIVTGLWETPAGESYSFTGENYRLVDAPGLPKPVQQPVPVIIGGAGRRRTPDLVARFAREYNVGFPTDAQIAERLDNLHAACERVGRDPATVRLSVAMSVIAGADDAEVARRAGRLGKTLDEVRDGVNLVGGPDEIGERIERWRSFGIERVYFQFLDNHDVAHVDYVGEAVLPALPR; translated from the coding sequence ATGGAGTACTGCGTCTTCACCGAGCCCCACCTCGGTGCGAGCTACGACGACCAGCTCGCCTTCGCCCAGGCTGCCGAGCGCCACGGGTTCCACGGGTTCTTCCGTTCCGACCACTACCTGAATGGACGTGACGAGGGGCTGCCCGGGCCCACCGATGCCTGGACCACCCTCGCCGGGCTCGCCCGCGAGACCAGCCGCATCCGCCTGGGCACCCTGGTCTCTCCCGTCACCTTCCGCCACCCCGGCGTGCTCGCGATCCAGGTCGCGCAGGTCGACGCGATGTCGGGTGGCCGCATCGAGCTCGGGCTCGGCGCAGGGTGGTTCGAGCGCGAGCACGAGGCGTACGGAATCCCTTTCCCCAAGAACCGATTCGACCTTCTCGAGGAACAGCTGCAGATCGTCACCGGGCTCTGGGAGACACCGGCGGGCGAGAGCTACAGCTTCACAGGTGAGAACTACCGATTGGTGGACGCCCCTGGGCTGCCCAAACCGGTGCAGCAGCCGGTACCCGTGATCATCGGCGGTGCCGGTCGACGGCGCACCCCCGATCTCGTCGCCCGCTTCGCCCGCGAATACAACGTCGGCTTCCCCACCGACGCGCAGATCGCCGAGCGCCTCGACAACCTCCACGCCGCCTGCGAGCGGGTCGGCCGCGACCCGGCGACCGTTCGCCTGTCGGTGGCGATGTCGGTGATCGCCGGCGCCGACGATGCCGAGGTCGCGCGCCGCGCGGGCAGGCTCGGAAAGACGCTCGACGAGGTGCGCGACGGGGTCAACCTCGTCGGCGGGCCCGACGAGATCGGCGAGCGCATCGAACGCTGGCGCTCGTTCGGCATCGAGCGGGTGTACTTCCAGTTCCTCGACAACCACGACGTCGCGCATGTCGACTACGTGGGCGAGGCGGTGCTGCCGGCGCTGCCGCGCTGA
- the proC gene encoding pyrroline-5-carboxylate reductase — protein MTDAFTLPSIAVLGAGSMGGAVLRGVAASALATNGIIATNRSRAKAEELASVPSVTSLALEDEPDANARAAAKADIVLVGVKPAMVPDLLHEIGPHLRPGTIVVSLAAGVTLATFEQILGTDVAVFRSMPNTPALVGKAVTGLAAGSRATEDDARVIRRLFETVGTVIELPEEQIDALSTISGSGPAYVFLLIEELTRAAIGKGFAEADARVMAEQTFAGATALLAATGEDPAELRRRVTSPKGTTERAVAVLQEARLDEVFTRATDAALARAKELAAGA, from the coding sequence ATGACCGACGCCTTCACACTCCCGTCCATCGCCGTTCTCGGAGCAGGGTCGATGGGAGGGGCAGTCCTCCGCGGTGTCGCGGCGTCGGCACTGGCCACGAACGGGATCATCGCGACCAACCGCTCCCGCGCGAAGGCCGAGGAGCTGGCATCCGTCCCGTCGGTGACGAGTCTCGCCCTCGAGGACGAGCCCGACGCCAACGCCCGGGCGGCCGCGAAGGCCGACATCGTCCTCGTCGGGGTGAAGCCCGCGATGGTGCCCGACCTGCTGCATGAGATCGGCCCGCACCTGCGCCCCGGCACGATCGTGGTGAGCCTCGCCGCGGGGGTGACGCTGGCCACGTTCGAGCAGATCCTGGGGACGGATGTCGCGGTGTTCCGCTCCATGCCGAATACCCCCGCGCTCGTCGGCAAGGCCGTCACCGGTCTCGCGGCGGGGAGCCGGGCGACCGAGGACGACGCCCGCGTCATCCGCCGTCTCTTCGAAACGGTGGGGACCGTGATCGAACTGCCCGAGGAGCAGATCGACGCGCTGTCGACGATCTCGGGGTCGGGGCCGGCGTACGTCTTCCTCCTCATCGAGGAGCTGACGCGTGCGGCGATCGGCAAGGGCTTCGCCGAGGCGGACGCGCGTGTCATGGCCGAGCAGACCTTCGCCGGTGCGACGGCGCTGCTGGCGGCGACCGGGGAGGACCCCGCCGAGCTGCGGCGCCGGGTCACCAGCCCGAAGGGCACAACCGAGCGCGCCGTCGCCGTGCTGCAGGAGGCGCGTCTCGACGAGGTGTTCACGCGCGCGACCGACGCCGCCCTCGCTCGGGCGAAAGAGCTCGCGGCCGGGGCGTGA
- a CDS encoding alpha/beta fold hydrolase — protein sequence MITPPNSLFDGISSRIIDTPDVAISILERRGDDPDTTPQKTVVLVHGNVSSALFWQPTMLDLPSDLRVIAIDLRGFGGSEHTPVDATRGVRDFSDDIFAVLQALGLPTAHFVGWSMGGGVVMQYALDHPVLSLTLQAPVSPYGFGGTRRDGSRLTDDDAGCGGGGANPDFVERLIAHDTGDAAQTSPRSVFRAAYVAPGFTTPHEDVFVESMLTTSTAEGNYPGNSVPSKNWPGFGAGHLGVLNTMAPKYFDVSGIVDLDDKPPVLWIHGSVDAIVADGSFYDFNHLGALGIVPGWPGADVAPAQEMISQTRDVLKAYQAGGGDVTEIELEGTGHAPHLERPDEFRRALLLTIGYTGDRPDAPPTEAIVIRSAD from the coding sequence ATGATCACGCCCCCGAATTCGCTCTTCGACGGCATCAGCTCACGAATCATCGACACGCCCGACGTGGCGATCAGCATCCTCGAACGCCGCGGCGACGACCCCGACACGACTCCGCAGAAGACGGTGGTCCTGGTGCACGGCAACGTCTCGTCGGCGCTCTTCTGGCAGCCCACCATGCTCGACCTCCCGAGCGACCTGCGCGTGATCGCCATCGACCTCCGAGGTTTCGGCGGCAGCGAGCACACTCCCGTCGACGCCACCCGCGGTGTCCGCGACTTCAGCGACGACATCTTCGCCGTCCTGCAGGCCCTCGGCCTCCCCACCGCGCATTTCGTCGGCTGGTCGATGGGCGGGGGTGTCGTTATGCAGTACGCCCTCGATCATCCCGTGCTGAGCCTGACACTCCAGGCTCCCGTTTCGCCGTACGGCTTCGGCGGCACCCGCCGTGACGGCTCGCGTCTCACCGACGACGACGCCGGCTGCGGCGGCGGGGGGGCGAACCCCGATTTCGTGGAACGCCTCATCGCGCACGACACCGGCGACGCAGCCCAGACCTCCCCTCGCAGCGTGTTCCGCGCCGCCTACGTCGCCCCGGGCTTCACCACCCCCCACGAAGACGTCTTCGTGGAGTCGATGCTCACCACCTCGACCGCCGAGGGGAACTACCCCGGCAACTCGGTTCCCAGCAAGAACTGGCCGGGCTTCGGCGCGGGACACCTCGGGGTGCTCAACACGATGGCCCCGAAGTACTTCGACGTCTCGGGCATCGTCGATCTCGACGACAAGCCGCCGGTGCTGTGGATCCACGGCAGCGTCGACGCGATCGTCGCCGACGGCTCGTTCTACGACTTCAACCACCTGGGCGCGCTGGGGATCGTCCCCGGCTGGCCGGGGGCCGATGTCGCCCCCGCCCAGGAGATGATCTCGCAGACCCGCGACGTGCTGAAGGCCTACCAGGCAGGTGGGGGCGATGTCACCGAGATCGAACTCGAGGGCACCGGGCACGCCCCGCACCTCGAGCGGCCCGACGAGTTCCGTCGCGCGCTGCTTCTGACGATCGGGTACACCGGCGACCGCCCCGACGCGCCGCCCACCGAGGCGATCGTCATCCGCTCGGCCGACTGA